One genomic segment of Aquamicrobium lusatiense includes these proteins:
- a CDS encoding threonine ammonia-lyase, whose protein sequence is MTDIVFASAARSMQARARIRDHVYRTPLIPARGSYGPEGTQLLFKAENFQLTGSFKIRGAASVMTAAAPGQKLVTASSGNHGIGSSRAARSLGQDLVVVLPESVVPSKLEKIRSYGVEVILHGAETGLAELHAQKLAAEKGWRYISPYNDADVIAGQGTIGIELLEQCAGVDNVFIAMGGGGLISGIGAVLKAFSPRTRVWGVAATHSQALALSMAAGRVVECEHLDTLADAVAGGIDDDTLTLPMATAVVDEVVACSEDEIAAALRVTAQEENMLVEGSAALALAGFSKVAERCAGQTSVVLLCGANFDRQTIHRVALG, encoded by the coding sequence ATGACCGACATCGTTTTCGCCTCGGCGGCGCGATCCATGCAGGCGCGCGCCCGCATCCGCGACCACGTCTACCGCACCCCGCTGATTCCGGCACGCGGCAGCTATGGCCCCGAAGGCACACAGCTTCTGTTCAAGGCGGAGAATTTCCAGCTGACAGGCTCATTCAAGATCCGTGGCGCCGCCTCGGTGATGACCGCCGCCGCACCCGGCCAGAAGCTGGTCACCGCCTCCTCCGGCAATCACGGCATCGGCTCATCGCGCGCCGCCCGCTCGCTCGGTCAGGATCTCGTGGTGGTGCTGCCGGAATCGGTGGTGCCGTCCAAGCTGGAAAAGATCCGCTCCTACGGCGTCGAGGTCATCCTGCATGGCGCCGAGACCGGCCTTGCGGAACTGCATGCCCAGAAGCTGGCCGCAGAAAAGGGCTGGCGCTACATCTCGCCCTACAATGACGCCGACGTCATCGCCGGCCAGGGCACGATCGGCATCGAGCTGCTCGAACAATGCGCCGGCGTCGACAACGTCTTCATCGCCATGGGCGGCGGCGGCCTGATCAGCGGCATCGGCGCGGTGCTGAAGGCCTTCAGCCCACGCACCCGCGTGTGGGGCGTGGCAGCCACCCATTCGCAGGCGCTTGCCCTGTCGATGGCGGCCGGACGCGTGGTCGAATGCGAGCATCTCGACACGCTGGCCGACGCGGTTGCCGGTGGTATCGACGACGACACGCTTACCCTGCCTATGGCGACAGCCGTGGTGGATGAGGTCGTAGCCTGCTCGGAGGACGAGATCGCGGCGGCGCTGCGCGTCACGGCACAGGAAGAAAACATGCTGGTCGAAGGCTCGGCGGCACTGGCGCTGGCAGGCTTCAGCAAGGTGGCTGAACGCTGCGCCGGCCAGACCAGCGTGGTGCTGCTGTGCGGTGCGAATTTCGACCGCCAGACCATCCATCGCGTCGCGCTTGGCTGA
- a CDS encoding amino acid ABC transporter ATP-binding protein — translation MIKVRNLVKYYGQTKVLDGISLDVAKGERIVLCGPSGSGKSTLVRCINGLEQRSAGDIEIAGHVLKPDCSNVLELGGDVGMVFQQFNLFPHMNVLDNLTLAMRRVRRTPRAEAEIQAMAMLERMQLGAKAKSYPRELSGGQQQRVAIARALCMKPKVMLFDEPTSALDPEMVQEVLDVMTALSREGLTMIVVTHEMGFARNVADRIVFMDGGVILEEAAPDAFFDHPQHNRTREFLRQIGPRTH, via the coding sequence ATGATCAAGGTCCGCAACCTCGTCAAATATTACGGGCAGACAAAGGTGCTGGACGGCATCAGCCTCGACGTCGCCAAGGGCGAGCGCATCGTGCTGTGCGGCCCGTCCGGCTCGGGCAAGTCGACGCTGGTGCGCTGCATCAACGGGCTGGAACAGCGCAGCGCCGGCGACATCGAGATCGCCGGGCACGTGCTGAAGCCAGATTGCTCCAACGTGCTGGAACTCGGCGGCGATGTCGGCATGGTGTTCCAGCAGTTCAACCTGTTTCCGCACATGAACGTGCTCGACAATCTCACCCTCGCCATGCGCCGGGTGCGCAGGACGCCGCGCGCGGAAGCCGAAATACAGGCCATGGCGATGCTGGAGCGCATGCAGCTCGGCGCCAAGGCGAAATCCTATCCGCGCGAACTGTCGGGCGGGCAGCAGCAGCGCGTCGCCATCGCACGCGCGCTGTGCATGAAGCCGAAGGTGATGCTGTTCGACGAACCCACCTCGGCCCTCGATCCGGAAATGGTGCAGGAGGTGCTGGACGTGATGACCGCCCTCTCGCGCGAAGGACTGACCATGATCGTCGTAACCCACGAAATGGGCTTTGCCCGCAACGTGGCCGACCGCATCGTGTTCATGGATGGCGGCGTGATCCTTGAGGAGGCGGCTCCCGATGCCTTCTTCGATCATCCGCAACACAACCGCACCCGCGAATTTCTCCGTCAGATCGGGCCGCGGACACACTGA
- a CDS encoding ABC transporter permease encodes MSPDIFIKAAPVVLQGLQLTLIITIASFLLGQLLALPLGLARQASSPLLRWPAAIYTFLIRGSPLLVQLFIIYYGLGQIPAIRNSILWPILREPLYCGIIAISLNSAAYMAEVVAGALRRVPKGQSEACISLGISRRHRFTDVLLPQVYRELLPNIGNEIILVLKSSSLASAVTIMEITGVARAFTARTFAPFEVFITAGILYLAIGFAFTFLFRLLERRYGITGTRTPAPEASA; translated from the coding sequence ATGTCGCCGGATATTTTCATCAAGGCCGCGCCGGTCGTCCTGCAGGGGCTGCAGCTCACCCTGATCATAACGATCGCCTCTTTCCTGCTCGGCCAGCTCCTCGCCCTGCCGCTGGGGCTTGCGCGTCAGGCCAGCTCGCCGCTGCTGCGCTGGCCGGCCGCCATCTACACATTTCTCATCCGCGGCAGCCCGCTCCTGGTGCAGCTCTTCATCATCTATTACGGGCTCGGCCAGATTCCGGCGATCCGCAACAGCATTCTGTGGCCGATCCTGCGTGAGCCGCTCTATTGCGGCATCATCGCCATCAGCCTGAATTCGGCCGCCTACATGGCCGAAGTCGTTGCCGGCGCGCTCCGCCGCGTGCCCAAGGGCCAGAGCGAGGCCTGCATTTCGCTCGGCATTTCACGCCGGCACCGCTTTACCGACGTGCTGCTGCCGCAGGTCTACCGGGAACTTCTGCCCAATATCGGCAATGAAATCATTCTGGTTCTGAAGTCCTCGTCGCTGGCAAGTGCTGTCACCATCATGGAGATCACCGGCGTGGCGCGGGCATTTACCGCGCGCACCTTCGCGCCGTTCGAGGTGTTCATCACCGCCGGCATTCTCTATCTCGCCATCGGCTTCGCCTTCACCTTCCTCTTCCGCCTGCTCGAACGCCGCTACGGCATAACCGGCACACGCACCCCCGCACCGGAGGCCAGCGCATGA
- a CDS encoding ABC transporter permease, translating to MSVILTYLPHLLQGLVVTLQVAAGSFVIGLLIAVLAVFGWNFGPLPLRWFISAYVTIVRGLPELLIIFLVFYGGTVLLSGAFGTYVEVNALTAGICALSVVSGAYLTEILRGALLTVPQGQWEAATSLGLSRMTAFRDVVLPQMLSYAVPGLGNQWLVILKESALVSIIGLEELMRKGVVAAGATHSPMTFYLTVGALYVAITGVSTLIIGAADRRAARGR from the coding sequence ATGTCCGTCATCCTCACCTATCTGCCGCATCTTCTACAGGGCCTCGTGGTGACCCTGCAGGTTGCCGCCGGCAGCTTCGTGATCGGCCTGCTGATCGCCGTTCTCGCGGTGTTCGGCTGGAATTTCGGCCCGCTCCCGCTCAGATGGTTCATCTCCGCCTATGTCACCATCGTGCGTGGCCTGCCGGAGCTGCTGATCATCTTTCTGGTTTTCTACGGCGGCACTGTTTTGCTCAGCGGGGCCTTCGGCACCTATGTCGAGGTCAATGCGCTCACCGCCGGCATCTGTGCGCTGTCGGTGGTATCCGGCGCCTACCTCACCGAAATCCTGCGCGGTGCGTTGCTGACGGTGCCGCAAGGCCAGTGGGAAGCCGCCACCAGCCTTGGACTGAGCCGCATGACCGCCTTCCGCGACGTGGTGCTGCCGCAGATGCTCTCCTACGCGGTGCCGGGACTTGGCAACCAGTGGCTGGTGATCCTGAAGGAAAGCGCGCTGGTGTCGATCATCGGGCTGGAAGAACTGATGCGCAAGGGCGTGGTCGCAGCCGGCGCAACCCATTCGCCGATGACCTTCTATCTGACGGTCGGCGCGCTCTATGTCGCCATCACCGGCGTTTCGACACTGATCATCGGCGCCGCCGACCGGCGCGCGGCGAGAGGCAGGTAG
- a CDS encoding transporter substrate-binding domain-containing protein, translating to MKTLALSSLLACLLAGTAMADNLRVGTSADFPPWESVNEAGDVIGFDRDVIDEVCKRIEAECTVTNQAFDGLLPALQVGKFDMVISGMSITEERAEQVDFSSAYAEPPYRFAVAAGSDLAKIEKREDLEAALEGKVIGVQTGSTHEAVVRTNLPKSEPRLYERNEQIADDLNAGRIDAGLLEQSVWEQLMEARKDQLSLAGPLLSSADYAEFGNGTAIAMRKGSDELKKRVDDAVTSMLADGKIAELSSKWFGYDLSYKAK from the coding sequence ATGAAGACGCTTGCCCTTTCTTCCCTTCTCGCCTGCCTGCTGGCCGGCACCGCGATGGCGGACAATCTGCGCGTCGGCACCAGCGCCGACTTCCCGCCATGGGAATCGGTCAATGAGGCCGGCGACGTCATCGGTTTCGACCGCGACGTGATCGATGAAGTGTGCAAGCGCATCGAAGCCGAGTGCACCGTGACCAACCAGGCGTTCGACGGCCTGCTGCCGGCCCTCCAGGTCGGCAAGTTCGACATGGTCATCTCCGGCATGTCGATCACCGAGGAGCGCGCCGAACAGGTCGATTTCTCCAGCGCCTATGCCGAGCCGCCTTACCGCTTCGCCGTTGCCGCCGGCAGCGACCTCGCCAAGATCGAAAAGCGCGAAGACCTTGAAGCCGCGCTGGAAGGCAAGGTCATCGGCGTGCAAACCGGCTCCACCCACGAAGCCGTCGTTCGCACCAATCTGCCGAAGTCGGAGCCGCGCCTCTACGAGCGCAACGAGCAGATCGCCGACGACCTCAATGCCGGCCGCATCGACGCCGGCCTGCTGGAGCAGTCGGTTTGGGAACAGCTGATGGAAGCGCGCAAGGACCAGCTCTCGCTCGCCGGTCCGCTGCTGTCGAGCGCCGATTACGCCGAGTTCGGCAACGGCACCGCCATCGCCATGCGCAAGGGCAGCGACGAGCTGAAGAAGCGCGTCGACGATGCCGTGACCTCCATGCTGGCAGACGGCAAGATCGCCGAACTGTCCAGCAAGTGGTTCGGTTACGACCTCTCCTACAAGGCCAAGTAA
- a CDS encoding ornithine cyclodeaminase family protein — protein MIQLSRAEIEQLVTVDEGAVAAVRDAYVAITDGRGNVPPVGHIAFPATNGDCHIKYGHIAGDPIFAVKIAAGFYDNPAKGLPSSTGIILAISAETGEVRAILNDEGYLTDLRTGIGGAVATLALARDDADNVLIVGTGIQARYQSRALAALAGRPLSFRIWGRSPEKTAAIVAELARDGLNAAPAADLEAACRAADIIVTTTPSTEPLVRSDWVRPGTHITAMGADGPGKQELDTALVARADVRVSDMKTQSLGHGEFSHACLAGLIGRDDCIELGAVLAGTTAGRRAAEDITIADLTGVATQDIAMARTVLERATATQHGRS, from the coding sequence ATGATCCAGCTTTCGCGCGCCGAAATCGAACAACTCGTCACGGTCGATGAAGGGGCCGTCGCCGCCGTGCGCGACGCCTATGTCGCCATCACCGATGGGCGCGGCAACGTTCCTCCTGTCGGCCACATCGCCTTCCCTGCCACCAATGGCGATTGCCACATCAAGTATGGCCACATTGCCGGCGACCCGATCTTCGCGGTGAAGATTGCCGCCGGCTTCTACGACAATCCGGCCAAAGGCCTGCCCTCCTCCACCGGCATCATCCTCGCCATCTCGGCCGAGACCGGCGAAGTGCGCGCCATCCTGAACGACGAGGGCTATCTGACCGACCTGCGCACCGGCATCGGCGGCGCGGTGGCCACGCTGGCACTGGCGCGTGACGATGCCGACAACGTGCTGATCGTCGGCACCGGCATACAGGCGCGCTACCAGAGCCGCGCGCTGGCAGCCCTTGCCGGCCGGCCGCTCTCCTTCCGCATCTGGGGCCGTTCGCCTGAGAAAACCGCTGCGATCGTTGCCGAACTCGCACGGGATGGGCTGAATGCCGCGCCTGCCGCCGACCTCGAAGCCGCCTGCCGCGCGGCCGACATCATCGTCACAACCACCCCGTCGACCGAACCGCTGGTCAGGTCGGACTGGGTGCGGCCGGGCACCCACATCACCGCCATGGGCGCCGACGGTCCCGGCAAGCAGGAGCTGGATACCGCGCTCGTCGCGCGCGCCGATGTCCGCGTATCGGACATGAAGACCCAGAGCCTCGGGCATGGCGAGTTTTCGCATGCCTGTTTAGCGGGTTTGATCGGCCGCGACGATTGCATCGAGCTCGGCGCCGTATTAGCAGGAACGACAGCGGGACGCCGCGCGGCGGAAGACATCACCATTGCCGATCTCACCGGCGTCGCCACACAGGACATCGCCATGGCCCGGACCGTTCTGGAACGAGCCACGGCGACGCAGCACGGTCGGAGCTGA
- a CDS encoding amidohydrolase: MSHLPVSHPLAEDREKLVAIRHALHAHPEIAREEAWTAAYVAERLREADIPFEENIGGHGIVATIGGQGEGQAVALRADMDALEITELSQLPYASQQAGKMHACGHDGHMTILLAAGIHLARSRAFAGKVHLVFQPAEERYGGAREMVAAGMLERFPVQRIFGLHNWPGLTAGEVVVHDGPVMAGTCEFTVTFRGEGAHGAMPHMAGDPLLAGGHFMTGIQQAVARAVDPHESAVATVGSFQGGHAQNIIPQEARLTGTLRAYRTETLKLLRSRVESVAAAAAAIAGCRSAVEFDEFLCPPVVNTAAERDIMRQAASAAGLTLAPGDTRPSMAGDDFGDFLVHLPGAYAWIGNGPLRQDAGLHQPLYDFNDDIILPAAMLLARSAEIALSQAR; this comes from the coding sequence GTGTCTCACCTGCCTGTGTCTCACCCGCTTGCCGAAGATCGTGAAAAACTGGTCGCCATCCGCCATGCGCTTCACGCGCATCCGGAGATCGCGCGCGAAGAGGCATGGACCGCCGCCTATGTGGCCGAGAGGCTGCGTGAAGCGGACATTCCGTTCGAGGAGAACATCGGCGGCCACGGCATCGTCGCCACGATCGGGGGACAGGGCGAAGGGCAGGCAGTTGCCCTGCGCGCCGACATGGACGCGCTGGAAATCACCGAACTGTCGCAACTGCCCTATGCCTCGCAACAGGCAGGAAAGATGCATGCCTGCGGGCATGACGGCCATATGACCATATTGCTGGCGGCCGGCATCCATCTTGCGCGCAGCCGCGCCTTCGCCGGCAAGGTGCATCTCGTCTTCCAGCCCGCCGAAGAGCGTTACGGAGGCGCGCGCGAAATGGTTGCGGCCGGCATGCTCGAACGTTTCCCTGTGCAGCGCATTTTCGGCCTGCACAACTGGCCGGGGCTGACGGCTGGCGAAGTCGTGGTGCATGACGGACCGGTGATGGCCGGCACCTGCGAATTCACGGTCACTTTCCGGGGCGAAGGCGCGCATGGCGCGATGCCGCACATGGCGGGCGACCCGCTGCTTGCCGGCGGTCACTTCATGACGGGCATCCAGCAGGCGGTGGCACGCGCCGTCGATCCGCATGAGAGTGCTGTGGCAACCGTCGGCTCGTTCCAGGGCGGCCATGCCCAGAACATCATCCCGCAGGAAGCGCGGCTGACCGGGACGCTGCGCGCCTATCGCACCGAAACGCTCAAGCTTCTGCGCTCACGCGTCGAAAGCGTCGCCGCCGCTGCCGCCGCCATTGCCGGCTGCCGCAGCGCGGTCGAGTTCGATGAGTTCCTGTGCCCGCCCGTGGTCAACACCGCGGCCGAGCGCGACATCATGCGGCAGGCGGCTAGCGCGGCAGGCCTCACCCTTGCGCCCGGCGACACGCGCCCCAGCATGGCGGGCGACGATTTTGGCGACTTCCTCGTCCATCTGCCCGGCGCCTATGCGTGGATCGGCAACGGGCCGCTCAGACAGGATGCCGGCCTGCACCAGCCGCTCTACGACTTCAACGACGACATCATTTTGCCCGCGGCCATGCTTCTGGCTCGCTCGGCCGAGATTGCCCTGTCGCAGGCGAGGTAA
- a CDS encoding helix-turn-helix transcriptional regulator, whose amino-acid sequence MPKAPRPSSDAAGHLAIFHPVCDAFALLLQPHAEVVLHDLATETVAYIANNFSRRALGEPSLLQEIDFRPEDRMIGPYEKVNWDGRRIKSISAVLRSPEGRPVGVLCINMDVSHIHAAIEMLSTFSGVATDQGKPTALFKDDWHERINEYVSGWTRRHGVAIADMTRMQKQQLVRELAQDGAFSGKHAAAYISRVLQMGRATVYNYLRDSGN is encoded by the coding sequence ATGCCGAAAGCGCCACGACCTTCTTCCGACGCGGCCGGGCATCTCGCCATCTTCCATCCTGTCTGCGACGCCTTTGCGCTGCTGCTTCAGCCGCATGCCGAAGTCGTCCTGCACGATCTGGCCACCGAGACCGTCGCCTACATCGCCAACAACTTCTCCCGCCGCGCGCTGGGCGAGCCGTCACTGTTGCAGGAGATCGACTTTCGCCCGGAAGACCGGATGATCGGCCCCTATGAGAAGGTCAACTGGGATGGCAGGCGCATCAAGTCGATCAGCGCGGTCCTGCGGTCACCGGAAGGCAGGCCGGTCGGCGTGCTGTGCATCAACATGGACGTGTCGCACATTCACGCCGCCATCGAGATGCTGAGCACATTTTCCGGCGTGGCGACCGATCAGGGCAAGCCCACGGCGCTGTTCAAGGACGACTGGCACGAGCGCATCAACGAATATGTCAGCGGCTGGACGCGCCGCCATGGCGTCGCCATCGCGGACATGACCCGCATGCAGAAGCAGCAGCTTGTGCGCGAATTGGCTCAGGACGGCGCCTTCAGCGGCAAGCATGCGGCCGCCTATATCTCGCGGGTGCTGCAGATGGGCCGTGCGACGGTCTACAACTATCTGCGCGACAGCGGGAACTGA
- a CDS encoding ankyrin repeat domain-containing protein, protein MRKTLAICIAFCFGLLASPLITSGQSMQETELFIAAAGNDTDTIDRLLGQDVDIDARDSEGRTALLAATHANAIEAAQVLIEAGADVNAKDRIDDSPYLYAGARGHLEILKMTLVHGADLKSTNRFGGTALIPAAERGHVETVRTLIEAGVDVDHVNNLGWTALLEAIILGDGGPRHQQILDLLVKAGADVNLADGNGVTPLQHARNAGYREMEQALATAGAR, encoded by the coding sequence ATGCGCAAGACACTCGCCATCTGCATCGCCTTCTGCTTCGGGCTTCTGGCCTCCCCGCTTATCACTTCTGGACAATCCATGCAGGAAACTGAACTTTTCATCGCCGCCGCCGGCAACGACACGGACACCATCGACCGGCTGCTCGGACAGGACGTCGATATCGATGCGCGCGACAGCGAAGGGCGCACCGCGTTGCTGGCCGCCACCCACGCCAACGCCATCGAGGCTGCACAGGTGCTGATCGAGGCGGGCGCCGACGTCAACGCGAAGGACCGGATCGACGACAGCCCCTATCTCTATGCCGGCGCGCGTGGCCATCTGGAGATCCTCAAGATGACGCTGGTGCATGGGGCGGACCTGAAGAGCACCAACCGCTTTGGCGGCACGGCGCTTATTCCGGCGGCCGAGCGCGGTCATGTCGAGACGGTTCGCACCCTGATCGAGGCCGGCGTCGACGTCGACCATGTCAACAATCTCGGCTGGACCGCCTTGCTGGAGGCGATCATTCTCGGAGACGGCGGCCCGCGTCACCAGCAGATCCTAGACCTGCTGGTCAAGGCGGGCGCCGACGTCAACCTGGCGGACGGAAACGGCGTGACGCCGCTGCAGCATGCCCGCAACGCCGGCTACAGGGAGATGGAGCAGGCGCTCGCCACAGCGGGCGCGCGATAG
- a CDS encoding SIS domain-containing protein has product MSNTPTAAAYLAELAQRMVQLMHLNADAIEAAADAVERTAMADGLAYIFGTGHSHMLAEEAHYRAGGLALTVPILSSSMMLHEGAVASTALERLPGAVAPVLSRYPIGAKDVLFIVSNSGVNAATIEAAQIGKARGATVIAITSQDYSRQAANGRVRVADIADIVLDNGAPPGDAVVGVPGSKLRVGPISTSIGAALLNAVFAEVSVRLQSAQAAAPVYLSANMPGAAEVNESLIARYRSRNPHL; this is encoded by the coding sequence ATGAGCAACACGCCGACTGCCGCCGCCTATCTTGCCGAGCTTGCCCAGCGCATGGTGCAACTCATGCACCTCAATGCCGATGCCATAGAAGCTGCCGCCGATGCTGTGGAGCGCACCGCGATGGCCGATGGGCTCGCCTATATTTTCGGCACCGGCCACAGCCATATGCTGGCCGAGGAGGCGCATTACCGCGCGGGCGGTCTTGCCCTGACGGTACCGATCCTTTCGTCATCGATGATGCTGCATGAAGGAGCCGTTGCCAGCACGGCGCTGGAACGTTTGCCGGGCGCGGTCGCGCCGGTTCTGAGCCGCTATCCGATCGGTGCGAAGGATGTTCTGTTCATCGTGTCGAACAGCGGCGTCAACGCGGCCACCATCGAGGCGGCCCAGATTGGCAAGGCGCGGGGGGCAACCGTCATTGCCATAACCTCGCAGGACTATTCCCGGCAGGCGGCAAATGGGCGCGTGCGCGTTGCCGACATTGCCGACATCGTGCTCGACAATGGCGCACCGCCCGGCGATGCTGTCGTCGGCGTCCCCGGCTCGAAGCTTCGGGTCGGGCCGATCTCCACGTCCATCGGCGCGGCGCTTCTGAATGCGGTATTCGCGGAAGTTTCCGTGCGCCTGCAATCCGCGCAGGCGGCAGCACCCGTTTATCTCAGTGCCAACATGCCCGGCGCGGCGGAGGTCAACGAAAGCCTCATCGCGCGATACCGCTCACGCAATCCCCACCTGTAA
- a CDS encoding bifunctional methylenetetrahydrofolate dehydrogenase/methenyltetrahydrofolate cyclohydrolase translates to MSTVIDGRKTAAEVVEKVKALTADLAAKGVSAPGLGVVPGLAVVIVGEDPASQVYVANKSRTAKECGFHSVQHTLATDTGEADLLKLIGELNADPAIHGILVQLPLPGHIDSSKVIQAIAPEKDVDGFTYVNVGKLGAGEAATAFVPCTPAGSMLLIERVRGRDLSGLNAVVIGRSNIVGKPMANLLLAANCTVTVAHSRTKDLAALARTADILVAAVGRPEMVKGDWVKPGATVIDVGINRIPAPEKGEGRTRLVGDVDYAQAAEVAGAITPVPGGVGPMTIAMLMANTVVSACLAAGLARPEF, encoded by the coding sequence ATGAGCACAGTCATCGATGGCAGGAAAACGGCGGCCGAGGTGGTCGAAAAGGTGAAGGCGCTGACTGCCGATCTCGCCGCGAAAGGGGTTTCCGCGCCCGGTCTTGGCGTGGTGCCCGGACTTGCGGTGGTGATCGTCGGCGAGGATCCGGCCAGTCAGGTCTATGTCGCCAACAAGTCGCGCACCGCGAAGGAATGCGGCTTTCATTCCGTGCAGCACACGCTGGCCACCGACACGGGCGAGGCCGATCTTCTAAAGCTGATCGGCGAGTTGAACGCCGATCCGGCCATCCACGGCATACTGGTGCAGCTTCCGCTGCCCGGCCATATCGACAGCAGCAAGGTCATTCAGGCCATCGCGCCGGAAAAGGACGTCGACGGCTTCACCTACGTCAATGTCGGCAAGCTTGGTGCCGGCGAAGCGGCGACCGCCTTCGTGCCCTGCACCCCGGCCGGCTCCATGCTGCTGATCGAGCGCGTGCGCGGCCGGGATCTGTCGGGCCTGAACGCGGTCGTCATCGGCCGCTCCAACATCGTCGGCAAGCCGATGGCCAATCTGCTGCTGGCGGCCAATTGCACGGTGACGGTCGCGCATTCGCGCACGAAGGATCTGGCAGCACTTGCCCGCACGGCCGACATACTGGTGGCGGCGGTCGGGCGGCCGGAAATGGTGAAGGGCGACTGGGTGAAGCCCGGCGCCACGGTCATCGATGTCGGCATCAACCGCATTCCCGCACCCGAAAAGGGCGAGGGCAGGACAAGACTGGTCGGCGACGTCGACTATGCGCAAGCCGCCGAAGTGGCGGGCGCGATCACGCCCGTTCCGGGGGGGGTCGGCCCGATGACCATCGCCATGCTGATGGCTAACACGGTGGTGTCGGCCTGTCTCGCTGCGGGGCTTGCCCGGCCGGAGTTCTGA